CAGCACGTGCCGACGGGTGGCGGGCAGGCCCAAAGACTCCGGAACCAGGACTTCATTCAACGATGTGTTCAAGATATCTGCCATGGTTAGTCGTAGAAATCGAAGTAGCAGCTCAGGTCGATTGTCACGACCCGGCTTCCATGCTGCAGTCAGGCAAGGAGTGGCTGGTGCTAGGCTGACCGTGCCCTGGAAAGGTGGCGTCCACGCTTGCCCAGGCCGAGGCTGAGCCGCTGGGCCTTCGAAACGCAAGTCCGAAAGATCCGTCTGATCAACTCTGCGGTCCGCGAGGCAAGCATTGCCGCAACCGGGAGCAAATCGTCGGAGCAGATGAACGCAGCTTCTTCTATGCCCCGCAAGGAATGGATCCAGCCCACCAGGCTCAAACTACCTTCGCGGAAATAGCGGTAGGACGAGACCAGATCGAGGTCCTCCACGATCCACTTCCGCCCTTCTTTTGACGGTGTCGCCACCACTTCCTGGCCTGTGAGGTCAAGATAGAGCGCGCGAGCAACGTCCATGCCGTTTTCGCCAACGAAGAGGCGGAACGTAGCTCCAATCCTGGGGTTCACGTCAAGGACCTTGTATTGATCGTCCCGGGCATCATGGCGGTATCCGATGTCCAGTATGCCTCGATAACCCACCGCCCTCATGAAGCGTCTGGTGGTTTCCTCGACCGTCCGGTTGGGGAGGCAGATTCCCAGGCTCGTTGATCCGGTGTGGACGGGGCACTGACGGATTTTCTTGCCAGTAAAGCCGACGAGGCAATCGGAATCCCCATTAAAATAACCGTTGAACATCCAGACGGTTTCATCACCGCCGGGGATATACTCCTGCAGCATAAGATTGGGCCGGTGCGGGTCTTCAGCAGCATCGTAGCGCTCCAGAAGCTCTTCTTTGGAGTTGACGATGAACATCTTTTTCCCCGTCCGTTCCCACAATCGCTGCCCATCAATCCCCTTGAGCATGACGGGAAAGCGGGCCCGTTCCAGGAAAACCAATACATCTTCACGAGAACCAGGAAAGACGGCGTCCGGTGTTGGAATGCCGTGCCGCCGGGCGAGCTGGAACATGTCATGCTTGCTGGCAAGCGAATGCACCAGGCCGGCCGGTTGTTGCGGGAAAACGAAATCCTTCGCGAGCGTTTCGGCATGGTCTGCGACAAAGTTTGCCGTTCGATCCGTTGTCGGAATCAGGATGCAGGGCCTTCCAATCCTCCTGCGGACCGCGGCCATGTACTCCAGGGACTCTTCTGCTGGGCGGCGCTCGATGTCCCACAGAAACCGGCCCCGGCAATATCTGGAACGAAATGCGGGCGCCCAGGGGTTTGGATCCACGTTGTAAACGGGTACCCCAAGCCCGCCGAGGCTCCTCATGATGTTCAAGCCGCCGTGGCTGTCGGATCTGAGCACGACGACCGGCGTGGAAGAATCTCCGAATTTCAGCATCGGTTGTATGTCTGCTGGGTGGTATCGACGGTGGAACTGGGGGCAAATGCAAGGCCGGTTTCGGGAGCACGCGATGCAATGATTTCGCCGCTCAGCGGCTCGTAGCTGCCGCGCAAGTCGTTGACGTGAGCGGGAATGAAGTCGAGGTCATGGGTTTGCCCGCTCCGCCTGAGAAAGTCAGCGCTCTTGCTGTTTAGTCCGGCTTCGGGATGTTTCAGTTGCCCAATTCTCGATGAGGCTTAAAGTTGCCTCGTCTGCGGGTCCATAGCCCATCGCAGCAAGATCGATGGTGACTTGTTTTTGCATAGAATTTTCGCGGGCCCAGGCGGCGCAGATTTATACCTTTCGGACGGGGCGTAGTTTTGCCTCTGCAAAAGCATCGGAGTGCAGTCCTCGCCTGTAGATTTCCACCCGCAGAAGTTCCTCGAGGCGGACGTTGCAAAGATGGACCTCCCGGCCAAAATGATTGAGCAACGCGAACTGGCTGGGCTTGTTGGGCGCCTCAAACATCACCTGCTTGAGCCCGAACGCCTCGGCAAATCGGTCGGCGAATCCCGCGTTGAAGCTTCCGGCCTCATCGAAGAGGCCAACGCCGCGGGCGCTTTCTCTTGCTTCCACGACAAGCTGGAGCGCTCCGCTGTCGAGCCAGCGCCGGCCCTGGTCTATAAGTTCGCCGATGTTGTTTTCCGCGAACGGACCGGTATGCTTCTTGCCGAGTTCGAATTGAACGTCGAGGCCACGTAACGCGGCCATCCTGATAATTTCGCTGGGTACGATCGTCATTTCCGTGAACCCTTCGCCACACTCGATGCGGTTGACCCCGATATCGGCGCACAGGTCCATGTATTCCGGGAGCGCACCTTGCGCAACGGCCACTTCAAACGGCCCTCCACCTGTGACCGTCGGCACCTTATAGCGTTTGGCCGCTGCCACCTTCTTCCGGGTGGCGCCTTCATTTGCCACTATCCAGCAGGCCATGGAAATCTTCAGAATCGAGAAGAGGTGAGAGCTCTGTTCGAGGTGGCTTTCGAGCGTCGCAGGATCATATCCCGGGTCGAATGGGCTGGTCAACGGGGAGAGAACGGGGACACCTATAAGCTTTAGATAATCCGCCGTATGGGACCTTACGGGCGGGACCATTTCCCTTACTTTTTGCATCTGCATAGTTCTCACTCCTGTTCTGGTGCTATTTAGAGGAGCTAAGGTTTCTGCGCCAGGGCAACATAAACCACGCCACTGGACCGAACTAACGGAAATCGGCGGTCTGCAAGGGCTTGAAATTTCTGATGGAGCTTGACGTCACCCCGGTTCGGCAACAGTTTCTGCTTAAAGACAGTAAACGGACCAAATCCCAGAGTCCTTCCCGTCAGCTTCTGAAAGCCAGTTTGGCTGAGAAGTGCATCGACTTGCTTAACTGAATACCTGTGCTGGCGGGGGCGCGAACGTCTCCAGACGTTGAACTTCTCCAGCACTTCGGCAATCTGCCATCGCATGGGTCGCAGTCCCGGAAAACACAGGGGATCAAGCACCTGATTAAGGCACCAACTGTTAGTGGCCGTGATGATGACGTAGCCGCCGGACCTGGTGACGCGATGCAATTCTGCCAATGCCCGTCGCGGTTGTTCCAGCCAGGCGAACACGCCCACGGCCAGAGCGAGTGCGAAGTACCCGGAAGGAAAGCTTAACTGACATATGTCTGCCGAACTCACCTCGAGATCCGCGCCCACGACGGCCTCATTCGCCGCCTGGCGTGTAAGCTCAAGCATGCCTTCGACTGTGTCCACAGCATTGACCCTGTAACCTCTTCTCGCCAGGGCAACACTGGTTGAACCTGCGCCACAGCCGACCTCCAGGATGCGAGATCGGACAGGCAACAGGAGATTGTGGACCATCGACAGCACTGCAGATCGCCGTTCGCGGTAGATGACGGCGCTCAGGGTGTCCGCCTGGTAAACGTCCTTCCAGTACTGCGAGTGCTCATGGAAAAACTCGTCTACAGAGTTCTCAGGGCGGCCTGGTAATGGGCTGTCCGAATAGAGGTTCGTAGAGCCAATCATATTTGCTTTGTCATCCGGTCCGGATAGACACCCACCCGAGGCAATGCCATTTCCCGGTTCAACATTTCACATGTCCTGGCGGGATTCGTGCGCCATTCGGCGACAGGTCAGGCGGCGCCGGAGCCTTTTAGCACGGCAGGAATCGTTCCAGCGAGGATTTTGAAGTCGAGCCACAACGACCACTCGTCGATATACTGCATATCGAGTTCCATCCACTTTTCGAAAGGTATGGAGCTTCGGCCGTTTACCTGCCAAAGGCAGGTGATGCCAGGCCGGACGCTGAACCTTCGCCGGTGCCAGTCCTGTTCAAGGCCGTCACAGTCACGAAGCGGCAACGGCCTCGGCCCCACCAGGCTCATATCGCCTTTAACGACGTTAAACAGTTGCGGTAATTCGTCAATGCTGGTGCTCCGTAGGAACTTGCCAACCGGTATAAGGCGAGGGTCATTCTTGATTTTGAATACTGGGCCACTGACCTCGTTCAGATCTTCCAGTTCGGCGATTCGCTGTTCAGCGTCGGGCACCATGGTCCGGAATTTGCAGATCCAGAATTGACGCTTGTTCAGTCCGAGCCTTTTTTGACGGAAAAGGACGGGTCCGGGCGATGTAAGCTTGATCAGCAGGGCCGTCATCAGCAACAAGGGTGAGAGAACAAGCAGCAACGCTGTCGAAGCTGCCAGATCGATTGTCCGCTTCACAAACACCGGCCACCCGTCCAGCGGTCCGGTAGACAGCGTCAGCAAAGGGTCACCGGCAAGATCTTCAGCGGTTGAGCGCGCCCTGCGCAGGTTGAAAATCCTGGGAAGAAAGCGCACAACGATTCCTTGTTCTTCACACAGGACTGCGATTTTAGCAGACTGGCCATAAAAGGACCTCAGCGGCAACGCTATCAGGATTTCATCTACGACAGTGTTTCGAACGAAGTCCTTGATGCCCTGGAGATCGCAAACCAGGCGCTTTTCGGATTGTTCCATGGCTTTGATTCCTGGCCAGTTTACATCAGCAAAGCCGATCACCCGGTACCCAAGCTCGGGCCTGGATTCAATCCTTTGAGCAAATTGCACCGCACGTGGATTGGTCCCTACGACCAGCACGTGGCGCAGGTTGTGCCCGCGCTTGCGAAGGTGATGGAGAAAGTAACGAAGAATTAAACGGCTTAGCATGATCGCCGTGGTGCTGGCGCCCCACATCACCACGATGAACGCCGCGCCGACCAGTCTGATGTGGAACAGCATGGCAGCGGCGCCCACGGCGAGCGTGCAAAGCGTAGTTGCGCTCAGCGTGTCCATGATGTCGGACTCGCTTGTAAGCAGGCGTCGGGATTCATACAGGCTGAAGGACGCCAGAATGATGTGCCAGATGATCAGCAGGATCATGAACAAAACAAAGTTCTGCACCTTGATCCGCATGGAAAAGAATTCTGAGACCGACAGCCCGCTTTCGTACATGGCAGGCATGGCGGCCAGCAAAAAGGATGCGATCATGACCGCAAGGTCAAAAACTTTGAGCATTGTTAAAAGCATTTGACGACGCACAGTGCCCATGGTAAATACCGCTCCATTTCTGAAGAAGGTGGCTCTGGTACGGGCTGCACTCGGTCGCTGCCGCTGCTCCTCCCCTGCAGGTCAGGCCGAGCGAACTGACGGGTTGCGTGAAGGCCGCGCAACCGAAAAACAATCAGTTCTGTTGCAGTAACTGCTTATCAACGATTAGGGAATTCAGCAGGCTGGATTTTGCCCTCGATGTGGTGCTGTCGCAAGGATGCGAACCAGGAAATCCCGCGCCTGCAATCACCAGCGATGTCGGATCCCGGGCGTTCTGACCCCGGGAGACTGCGGGCACGTCATCTCCATGCCGGTGCATTGACTCCGAGCCCCTGCACGATTGGGCTGAGCTGAGACGGGTATGCCTCGGGAATCGGAGGCGTATTGTTGCGGCCAATCGAGATGTATTCAAGTCCGGCTCGGGCTGCCTTTTCAGGATCGAGCGCATTTCTGCCGTCCAGCAGGATGGGCAGTTCCATCAGGCTTGCGACCCGCTGCAGGTCCACGGATTGGAACTCCTCCCATTCCGTCAGCAAAAGCAGCGCGTGGGCCCCCTCACACGCCTGATAAGGCGATGAGCAATAGGTAATCTGGCCCGGCTGTTCCGGAAGTACCTGCCGCATGCGCTGCATCGCCTGCGGATCAAATAGCCGGAGGCGGGCGCCATCCCTAACGAGAGATTCCACAATCCTCAGGCTCGGCGCCTCTCGAATGTCATCGGTGTTGGGTTTGAACGAAAGCCCCCAGACGCCAATGGTTTTCTCTTGCACGATCCACAGGGCCTTGTAGACTTTGTCCAGGAATCGGTCAACGCGCTCCTCGTTGATTCGTTCGACTTCTCGCAGCAATGAGCCGCGGACGCCATGTTTTTCTGCGAGGCGGGCAAACGCCCGGAGATCTTTTGGAAAACAATAACCGCCATAGCCAATCCCTGCGGACAAAAAGTCAGGTCCAATGCGCGGATCCAGGCCGAGACCGGCAGCGACCATGTTCACGTCTGCCCCTACGGCCTCACAGATGTCGGCGACCATATTGATGTACGAAATCTTCATTGACAAGAAGGCGTTGGCAGCGTGCTTGATCAGCTCCGCTGTCGTCAGGCCGGTCACAACCATCGGTCGCTTTAGCGGCCGGTAGATGGCTTCCAGGATTTCCTCCCCGCGCTCGCTTTCCACGCCCACCACGATGCGGTCTGGACAAAAGAAATTTTCGACAGCTTTTCCTTCCTGCAGGAACTCAGGATTGGAGGCAACATCAAACGCCGGAGCAGGTGGGACCCCATCGACCTCCGCAGGCGCTGTGGACTGGTTCAGGCCGCCTGCCTCCGACCGCCGCTGCGCCATCGCAAAGCGCAGGATGGTGCGCTTAATCCACAACGAGGTCACTGCGGGTACGGTGCTCTTTTCCACGATGAGCTTGTACCCGTTCAGGTGTTGAGCAATAAGGCGCGCAATCACTTCAATCTGGGAAAGGTCGGCCTCTCCGTCCTCGCCTTGGGGCGTACCCACACAGATGAACAACACGGTGGCTGCATCGATGGCGCTGGCAACGTCGCTGGTGACGCTAAACTTTCCGGTCGCAAGGTGCCGGGTCAGGAGCGTCTGCAGCCCGGGCTCATAAAAAGGACTCTTCCCGGCTTTCATGTGGCGAATCTTCTCCTCGTCCTGATCAGCGCCGACTACTTCCCAGCCCAATTCCGCCAGACACAATGCAGTTGGCAATCCAACGTGCCCAACTCCTATGACTGCAATCTTCAAATTTTCTGGAGTGTACTGACGGGTACCTTTCCGCTTGTTCATTGGCTGTTCTCCCTTTTCATTAGATATTGACGATGAG
This window of the Terriglobia bacterium genome carries:
- a CDS encoding carboxylate--amine ligase; translated protein: MLKFGDSSTPVVVLRSDSHGGLNIMRSLGGLGVPVYNVDPNPWAPAFRSRYCRGRFLWDIERRPAEESLEYMAAVRRRIGRPCILIPTTDRTANFVADHAETLAKDFVFPQQPAGLVHSLASKHDMFQLARRHGIPTPDAVFPGSREDVLVFLERARFPVMLKGIDGQRLWERTGKKMFIVNSKEELLERYDAAEDPHRPNLMLQEYIPGGDETVWMFNGYFNGDSDCLVGFTGKKIRQCPVHTGSTSLGICLPNRTVEETTRRFMRAVGYRGILDIGYRHDARDDQYKVLDVNPRIGATFRLFVGENGMDVARALYLDLTGQEVVATPSKEGRKWIVEDLDLVSSYRYFREGSLSLVGWIHSLRGIEEAAFICSDDLLPVAAMLASRTAELIRRIFRTCVSKAQRLSLGLGKRGRHLSRARSA
- a CDS encoding UDP-glucose/GDP-mannose dehydrogenase family protein — translated: MNKRKGTRQYTPENLKIAVIGVGHVGLPTALCLAELGWEVVGADQDEEKIRHMKAGKSPFYEPGLQTLLTRHLATGKFSVTSDVASAIDAATVLFICVGTPQGEDGEADLSQIEVIARLIAQHLNGYKLIVEKSTVPAVTSLWIKRTILRFAMAQRRSEAGGLNQSTAPAEVDGVPPAPAFDVASNPEFLQEGKAVENFFCPDRIVVGVESERGEEILEAIYRPLKRPMVVTGLTTAELIKHAANAFLSMKISYINMVADICEAVGADVNMVAAGLGLDPRIGPDFLSAGIGYGGYCFPKDLRAFARLAEKHGVRGSLLREVERINEERVDRFLDKVYKALWIVQEKTIGVWGLSFKPNTDDIREAPSLRIVESLVRDGARLRLFDPQAMQRMRQVLPEQPGQITYCSSPYQACEGAHALLLLTEWEEFQSVDLQRVASLMELPILLDGRNALDPEKAARAGLEYISIGRNNTPPIPEAYPSQLSPIVQGLGVNAPAWR
- a CDS encoding class I SAM-dependent methyltransferase; this translates as MIGSTNLYSDSPLPGRPENSVDEFFHEHSQYWKDVYQADTLSAVIYRERRSAVLSMVHNLLLPVRSRILEVGCGAGSTSVALARRGYRVNAVDTVEGMLELTRQAANEAVVGADLEVSSADICQLSFPSGYFALALAVGVFAWLEQPRRALAELHRVTRSGGYVIITATNSWCLNQVLDPLCFPGLRPMRWQIAEVLEKFNVWRRSRPRQHRYSVKQVDALLSQTGFQKLTGRTLGFGPFTVFKQKLLPNRGDVKLHQKFQALADRRFPLVRSSGVVYVALAQKP
- a CDS encoding phosphosulfolactate synthase, which produces MQKVREMVPPVRSHTADYLKLIGVPVLSPLTSPFDPGYDPATLESHLEQSSHLFSILKISMACWIVANEGATRKKVAAAKRYKVPTVTGGGPFEVAVAQGALPEYMDLCADIGVNRIECGEGFTEMTIVPSEIIRMAALRGLDVQFELGKKHTGPFAENNIGELIDQGRRWLDSGALQLVVEARESARGVGLFDEAGSFNAGFADRFAEAFGLKQVMFEAPNKPSQFALLNHFGREVHLCNVRLEELLRVEIYRRGLHSDAFAEAKLRPVRKV
- a CDS encoding sugar transferase; the protein is MLKVFDLAVMIASFLLAAMPAMYESGLSVSEFFSMRIKVQNFVLFMILLIIWHIILASFSLYESRRLLTSESDIMDTLSATTLCTLAVGAAAMLFHIRLVGAAFIVVMWGASTTAIMLSRLILRYFLHHLRKRGHNLRHVLVVGTNPRAVQFAQRIESRPELGYRVIGFADVNWPGIKAMEQSEKRLVCDLQGIKDFVRNTVVDEILIALPLRSFYGQSAKIAVLCEEQGIVVRFLPRIFNLRRARSTAEDLAGDPLLTLSTGPLDGWPVFVKRTIDLAASTALLLVLSPLLLMTALLIKLTSPGPVLFRQKRLGLNKRQFWICKFRTMVPDAEQRIAELEDLNEVSGPVFKIKNDPRLIPVGKFLRSTSIDELPQLFNVVKGDMSLVGPRPLPLRDCDGLEQDWHRRRFSVRPGITCLWQVNGRSSIPFEKWMELDMQYIDEWSLWLDFKILAGTIPAVLKGSGAA